The following proteins are co-located in the Natator depressus isolate rNatDep1 chromosome 4, rNatDep2.hap1, whole genome shotgun sequence genome:
- the SOWAHB gene encoding ankyrin repeat domain-containing protein SOWAHB — protein MARELSQEELLDFLCQAGGRVTNAALLGHFKRFLRDPGAAGQVQQRREQFKSLVNSLATVKQEAGGGPKYVVLRRRYRDLLGEELRPPAAEPPPGPGRCQGQGLAGAPPGKEAAPPAAQPGSGAGSPGGRGSGAHGGLREQQRPAPRGRLPRDHPRSCPGRAGRGAPGLPQADSGRQGAEPPPAPARAAGGQGHPPERCAPGPELRRAAPHALPGAPRAPGPCAPAWLQQQRTKECVERSRGAGQAARDSWSAPRSADGSCPAPARALPEGGWRCPQPIFRSIRCQLALQDLEDFVEQASLGSEGGSEGGTGSEGSDSPQEAGDTAASPAGGAGQGPRDPGALASRCQPLSNGAPSHRYLRSKGRANGQVVEVNGTAPCTRHSFRSKSAQERSRVSSSADELRAQDQGRRGRRPRRSRKMAKGAILASPGVDTPITFQFLGSVQRQTCVPAEEVLPVPHRPLDSRPSSVPLDPREHNWIVMVAAGSWVQVRALFLEDPQLALQRDFISGYTALHWIAKHGANQVLQDLVSGAEKAGTPLDVNVKSSCGYTPLHLAAIHGHQRIMKLLVQKLNSKVHVRDSSGKRPWQYLSSSTSGEVWQLLGAPKGKTIFPIQPLVRHASPPRKAKSQEVARRISRKTSLAACLKPKHMKWKMATKYPALREREEYSD, from the coding sequence ATGGCCAGGGAGCTGAGCCAGGAGGAGCTGCTGGATTTCCTCTGCCAGGCCGGGGGCCGAGTGACCAACGCCGCCTTGCTGGGGCACTTCAAGCGCTTCCTGCGGGACCCCGGGGCGGCCGGGCAGGTGCAGCAGCGCCGGGAGCAGTTCAAGAGCCTCGTGAACTCGCTAGCCACGGTGAAGCAGGAGGCGGGCGGCGGCCCCAAGTACGTGGTGCTGAGGAGAAGGTACCGGGACCTGCTGGGCGAGGAGCTGAGGCCACCTGCCGCGGAGCCGCCCCCAGGGCCCGGGCggtgccaggggcagggcctggccggTGCGCCCCCAGGGAAGGAGGCGGCTCCTCCAGCCGCCCAGCCAGGGAGCGGAGCGGGCTCCCCGGGAGGCCGGGGGAGCGGGGCGCACGGCGGGCTCCGGGAGCAGCAGCGCCCGGCCCCCCGCGGCCGCCTCCCCCGGGATCATCCCCGCTCCTGCCCGGGCAGAGCTGGCCGGGGGGCTCCCGGCCTCCCCCAGGCTGACTCAGGGAGGCAGGGAGCGGAGCCGCCTCCTGCCCCGGCTCGGGCCGCGGGtggccaggggcaccccccggaGCGCTGCGCCCCGGGCCCGGAGCTGCGCCGGGCTGCCCCGCACGCTCTCCCCGGGGCGCCCCGGGCTCCCGGCCCCTGCGCTCCCGCCTGGCTCCAGCAGCAGCGGACCAAGGAATGTGTGGAGAGGAGCCGAGGTGCGGGGCAGGCGGCCCGGGACAGCTGGTCCGCTCCTCGCTCGGCCGACGGCagctgcccggccccggcccgggcGCTCCCCGAGGGCGGCTGGAGGTGCCCCCAGCCCATCTTCAGGAGCATCCGCTGCCAGCTGGCCCTGCAGGACCTGGAGGATTTCGTGGAGCAGGCGAGCCTTGGGAGCGAAGGGGGCAGCGAGGGTGGCACCGGCAGCGAGGGGAGCGACTCCCCGCAGGAGGCGGGGGAtacggctgccagccccgctgggGGAGCAGGCCAAGGGCCCAGGGACCCAGGGGCGCTAGCCTCGCGCTGCCAGCCGCTCAGCAACGGGGCCCCCAGCCACCGCTACCTCCGCAGCAAGGGCAGGGCCAATGGGCAGGTGGTGGAGGTGAATGGCACCGCGCCCTGCACCCGCCACTCCTTCAGGAGCAAGAGTGCCCAGGAGAGGAGCAGGGTGTCCTCCTCTGCGGATGAGCTGAGGGCCCAGGACCAGGGGAGGAGAGGCCGGCGCCCCCGGAGGTCCAGGAAGATGGCCAAGGGGGCAATATTGGCTTCCCCAGGTGTGGACACTCCCATTACGTTCCAGTTCTTGGGCTCTGTGCAAAGACAGACTTGTGTGCCTGCAGAGGAGGTGCTGCCCGTCCCGCACAGACCTTTGGACTCCAGGCCCTCCTCTGTGCCGCTAGACCCCAGGGAACACAACTGGATCGTCATGGTGGCTGCTGGCTCCTGGGTGCAGGTCCGGGCGCTCTTCCTGGAAGATCCCCAGCTTGCTTTGCAGAGGGACTTTATTTCGGGCTACACCGCACTCCACTGGATCGCCAAACATGGAGCCAACCAAGTGCTCCAGGACTTGGTCAGCGGGGCTGAGAAAGCGGGCACCCCCCTGGATGTGAACGTGAAGTCCAGCTGTGGCTACACCCCATTGCACCTAGCGGCCATCCATGGACACCAGAGGATCATGAAGCTGCTGGTCCAGAAGTTGAACTCCAAGGTCCATGTGAGGGACAGCAGTGGAAAGAGGCCTTGGCAATACCTGAGCAGCTCAACCTCTGGAGAAGTGTGGCAGCTGCTGGGGGCTCCAAAGGGCAAGACAATCTTCCCTATCCAGCCCTTAGTCAGACATGCCTCACCCCCCAGAAAGGCCAAGAGCCAGGAGGTGGCCAGGCGTATCAGTAGGAAAACCTCCCTCGCAGCCTGCCTGAAACCAAAGCACATGAAATGGAAAATGGCTACCAAGTACCCTGCCCTGAGGGAGCGGGAGGAGTATAGCGACTGA